One genomic region from Leptospira montravelensis encodes:
- a CDS encoding 1-acyl-sn-glycerol-3-phosphate acyltransferase encodes MTEKEATLGRWHKEFFENIHLFVKSGLTESEAKSILEEFLVLSQSTPKPKVMEIFQEPERLEEIGVYTDIRPEPRDFMLKFLDPIMKKFKVEGTENLKLLDGVIGKYPVTLISNHLSHLDAPAIFTLLYNSGPEGRKIAESLVFIAGRLAFEPDFTRLGLYMFGTLLVCSKKDMADNPSLSDVMTKINMRAFRNSQKLQSDGKVISIFPEGTRSRDGRLMPFVDTVYHYVANKVILPISLEGTEKILPIEGLLFNQAVGKLVIGKPVLVGELTKREMESFPSHIEQISFPGTGDKKQFIIDNLALLVGSNLNKHKHGTYRNLYKGDVRETNQLISIPKKPEEHVVIIGSSNMSVAFACVMANKNVKVTIYSPDSEMVKQSNEEKRDVVHYPIYKLPPNIEFSDKPEVLDTATLFIQGTNPWEFDGIYSKIRTHLQKNKSPMVNVIKGFTGSKKGLILEDLHELLLIERDRLAVVSGACYPDQIMERKISGFEISAFEDSLIPKLKELLTNNYVFTRTAINSRDTKGVQLGGALKTVYALAMGLVEGYFKRELGGNVDNTLFHLSNRFFNEMVSIGVLLGGDPTTFNGLSGMTDFMLACFGSDTRDRKYGYDLAYGTRPEKITNGFYGLKVLPNLIQLDEKRHPIVTAAYRTVIQNEDFDLIAEKLQMQLAR; translated from the coding sequence ATGACAGAAAAAGAAGCCACTTTGGGACGCTGGCATAAAGAATTTTTTGAGAACATCCACTTATTTGTAAAATCGGGACTGACCGAGTCCGAAGCAAAGTCCATTTTAGAAGAGTTTTTAGTTCTTTCACAAAGCACTCCAAAACCAAAGGTTATGGAAATCTTCCAAGAACCAGAACGTTTGGAAGAAATCGGAGTGTACACCGACATCCGTCCCGAACCTCGTGACTTTATGTTAAAGTTTCTAGACCCCATCATGAAGAAATTCAAGGTTGAGGGAACAGAAAATCTAAAACTCTTAGATGGTGTGATTGGCAAATACCCAGTCACTTTAATTTCTAACCACTTGAGCCATTTAGATGCACCTGCCATCTTTACTCTTTTGTACAACTCAGGTCCGGAAGGAAGAAAAATTGCTGAGTCACTCGTCTTTATTGCGGGAAGGCTCGCTTTTGAACCTGACTTCACTCGCCTTGGTCTCTATATGTTTGGGACTCTTCTTGTTTGTTCCAAAAAGGATATGGCAGACAACCCCTCTCTTTCGGATGTGATGACCAAAATTAACATGCGGGCCTTTCGAAATTCGCAGAAATTACAATCCGATGGAAAAGTGATTTCTATTTTTCCTGAGGGCACTCGTTCGCGGGATGGAAGGTTAATGCCATTTGTGGACACAGTGTACCATTATGTAGCAAACAAAGTGATTCTTCCAATCTCACTAGAGGGAACAGAAAAAATTCTTCCCATCGAAGGACTTCTTTTTAACCAAGCCGTAGGAAAACTTGTTATCGGCAAACCTGTGCTTGTTGGGGAACTTACGAAAAGAGAAATGGAATCTTTTCCATCTCATATTGAACAGATATCCTTTCCAGGAACAGGCGATAAAAAACAATTTATCATTGATAACCTTGCACTTCTTGTAGGAAGTAATCTAAACAAACACAAACACGGAACTTATCGTAACCTTTACAAGGGTGATGTCAGGGAAACAAACCAACTCATTTCTATCCCCAAAAAACCAGAGGAACATGTGGTCATCATTGGATCTTCCAATATGTCAGTGGCTTTTGCTTGTGTGATGGCAAATAAAAATGTAAAAGTCACAATCTACAGTCCTGATTCAGAAATGGTAAAACAAAGTAATGAAGAGAAACGTGATGTAGTTCATTATCCAATCTACAAACTCCCACCAAATATTGAATTCTCCGACAAACCTGAAGTATTAGATACAGCAACCCTATTTATCCAAGGTACCAACCCTTGGGAATTTGATGGAATATATTCTAAAATCAGAACCCATTTACAGAAAAACAAATCACCGATGGTGAATGTCATAAAAGGATTCACTGGCTCTAAAAAAGGGCTAATTCTCGAAGATTTACATGAATTACTGCTTATCGAAAGGGACCGCCTAGCGGTTGTATCTGGTGCTTGTTACCCCGACCAAATCATGGAAAGAAAAATTTCCGGATTTGAAATTTCTGCCTTTGAAGATTCACTCATTCCCAAACTAAAAGAACTTCTAACAAACAATTATGTTTTTACAAGAACTGCCATCAATTCTCGGGACACAAAAGGTGTTCAACTAGGTGGAGCTTTAAAAACAGTTTATGCATTAGCTATGGGACTTGTGGAAGGATACTTTAAACGAGAGTTAGGTGGCAATGTCGATAATACACTCTTTCATTTAAGTAACCGGTTTTTTAATGAGATGGTATCCATTGGCGTCTTACTCGGTGGAGATCCTACTACTTTCAATGGCCTTTCTGGAATGACAGATTTTATGTTGGCATGTTTCGGTTCGGACACAAGAGATCGAAAGTATGGTTATGATTTAGCTTATGGGACAAGACCAGAAAAAATCACAAATGGTTTTTACGGATTAAAGGTATTACCAAACCTAATCCAACTGGATGAGAAAAGGCATCCGATTGTGACAGCAGCTTACAGAACTGTGATTCAAAACGAAGACTTTGATTTGATTGCTGAAAAACTACAAATGCAGCTAGCTCGTTAG
- a CDS encoding ATP phosphoribosyltransferase regulatory subunit translates to MNQKNKSISSEQKWIPDGFHFLGPEESKNRRILLQSFSELFEREGYSEITLPSFDYSNSFRSHLDHGVESLLVSKDWDGNELSPGVDLTLQVVKGMAARSHWEENQNVFYFARKIRDHKKRNASRREILQVGVESLGKSDTNHIISQIQILNRLWKVAVPTEPFTIVFGHSSFFRSILEILGWNEEQTKVLRQLLYTKNLPELVSLAARENTSESHMEMIQILLRPIPVSEMLKFQNSLQKTLTNTEWDTLKGDLESITSFFGEWTKVLSAIPCIWDPSLVRDLSYYTGFMFQGYVEADPEPVFAGGVYNELFESFTGIKKDACGFALHLDSIEEIVNKVK, encoded by the coding sequence ATGAATCAAAAAAACAAATCAATTTCCTCGGAACAAAAATGGATTCCGGATGGATTTCATTTTTTAGGCCCCGAAGAAAGCAAAAACCGGCGGATTTTACTACAAAGTTTTTCAGAACTCTTCGAAAGAGAAGGGTATTCTGAAATTACCCTTCCTTCTTTTGATTATTCGAATTCCTTTCGTTCCCATTTGGATCACGGAGTTGAGAGTTTACTTGTTTCAAAGGACTGGGATGGAAACGAACTCTCTCCAGGCGTGGACCTAACACTACAAGTGGTGAAAGGAATGGCCGCACGTTCTCACTGGGAAGAAAACCAAAATGTATTTTATTTTGCACGTAAGATTCGTGACCACAAAAAACGCAATGCGTCAAGACGTGAAATTTTGCAAGTGGGTGTGGAGTCACTAGGTAAGAGCGATACAAACCATATCATTTCCCAAATTCAAATTCTGAATCGACTTTGGAAAGTTGCGGTCCCTACCGAGCCATTTACAATTGTATTTGGTCACTCTTCTTTTTTTCGTTCTATTTTAGAAATTCTTGGTTGGAATGAGGAACAAACAAAAGTTTTACGCCAACTTTTATATACAAAGAACTTACCAGAGTTAGTCTCTCTTGCTGCTAGGGAAAATACTTCGGAGTCTCATATGGAAATGATCCAGATATTACTGCGTCCCATTCCTGTTAGTGAGATGCTGAAATTTCAAAACTCATTACAAAAGACATTAACTAATACCGAATGGGATACATTGAAAGGGGATTTGGAATCAATCACGTCATTTTTTGGTGAGTGGACAAAGGTTCTCAGTGCGATTCCTTGTATTTGGGATCCTTCTCTTGTGAGAGATTTGTCTTATTATACTGGATTTATGTTTCAAGGTTATGTGGAAGCGGATCCAGAACCGGTATTTGCCGGTGGTGTTTATAATGAATTGTTTGAAAGTTTTACGGGAATTAAGAAGGATGCCTGTGGTTTTGCACTGCATCTTGATTCTATTGAAGAAATTGTAAATAAGGTGAAATGA
- a CDS encoding adenylosuccinate synthase yields the protein MPANLVVGAQWGDEGKAKVIDYLSKDTDIIVRYQGGANAGHTVVVGGKKYIFHLVPSGIIYDNTTCVIGNGVVLDPEYFLKECADLESHGFKVKEKLLISDSCHILLPYHRLIDEAREAGSSPERKIGTTKKGIGMCYADKMLRNGVRAGDLLDKENLKRKLTHILEVKNQELVKYYDLEPVNINEMYDHLLDFADKIGKNIVNTVYYLNSELEKGKRVLLEGAQGTGLDIDFGTYPYVTSSNPTTGGALAGSGVSFRYLQDVIGITKAYATRVGEGPFPSEILGEAGDVLRKLGGEYGSTTGRPRRCGWFDVQMIKHAVTVNGINSLVLTKIDVLSHYDSIPVVVGYEYKGKKLDFFPSQGLEDVKPLFAEYKGWKDDISGINSFSKLPTLCQSYIKSLQDLVNTKIGIVSTGPDREHTIIMD from the coding sequence ATGCCTGCAAATTTAGTTGTCGGAGCACAATGGGGTGATGAAGGAAAGGCTAAGGTAATAGATTACCTTTCCAAAGATACAGATATTATTGTACGTTACCAAGGTGGCGCTAATGCCGGTCATACGGTGGTTGTGGGTGGGAAAAAGTATATTTTCCATTTAGTTCCATCAGGAATTATCTATGACAATACTACCTGTGTGATTGGAAACGGTGTGGTTCTGGATCCAGAATATTTCTTAAAAGAATGTGCTGATTTAGAATCACATGGATTTAAAGTTAAAGAAAAGCTTTTGATTAGTGATTCTTGTCATATTTTACTTCCATACCATCGTTTGATTGATGAGGCAAGAGAAGCCGGGTCCTCTCCTGAAAGAAAAATAGGGACCACGAAAAAAGGGATTGGGATGTGTTATGCGGACAAAATGCTTCGTAATGGAGTCCGTGCAGGAGACCTTTTAGACAAAGAAAATTTAAAAAGAAAACTCACACATATCTTGGAAGTCAAAAATCAGGAACTAGTAAAATATTATGATTTAGAACCTGTGAATATCAATGAAATGTATGACCACCTGCTTGACTTTGCTGATAAAATCGGTAAAAATATTGTAAACACAGTATACTACCTTAATTCAGAATTGGAAAAAGGCAAACGTGTTCTATTGGAAGGCGCCCAAGGTACAGGACTAGACATTGATTTTGGAACCTATCCATATGTTACCAGTTCCAATCCGACTACCGGAGGTGCCTTGGCTGGTTCCGGAGTGAGTTTTCGGTATTTACAAGATGTAATTGGAATTACTAAAGCCTATGCTACTCGGGTAGGTGAAGGACCATTTCCATCGGAAATTTTAGGAGAAGCAGGTGACGTACTCCGGAAGTTAGGTGGAGAGTACGGTTCTACAACGGGAAGACCAAGACGTTGTGGTTGGTTTGATGTACAAATGATCAAACATGCTGTGACTGTCAACGGGATCAACTCGCTGGTTCTCACAAAAATAGATGTACTCAGTCATTATGATTCCATTCCTGTCGTTGTAGGATATGAATACAAAGGTAAAAAGTTAGATTTTTTTCCATCCCAAGGATTAGAAGACGTCAAACCGTTGTTTGCTGAATATAAAGGTTGGAAAGATGATATTTCAGGAATTAATTCTTTCTCTAAATTGCCAACACTTTGTCAGTCATACATTAAGTCCTTACAAGACCTAGTGAATACAAAGATTGGAATTGTTTCCACAGGGCCTGATCGTGAACACACGATCATCATGGATTAA